In Halococcus agarilyticus, one genomic interval encodes:
- a CDS encoding alpha-L-fucosidase yields the protein MTEYDSSWDSLRTHPIPRWFDDAALGVYFHWGPYAVPAFEDEWYSRNMYIEGSDAFRHHREEWGPQEEFGYKDFVPLFTGESFDADEWVKRCKEAGASFVGVTAVHADGFLLWDSEISEWNAANVGPEQDVLGQLSRAARKHGLKFVPTFHHGYHWWWYRHANGWDTADPEYAGLYGEPHEPGTEPPESFFRDWQAKIREVIDGYRPDLLWFDAGIGSDWFVRNDEYRREILAYYYNRAEEWDREVEVVHKRQLPHGTGIVDYERARKEGVAERPWLTDTSIDRESWCHVSNPDYKSVSTLITGIVDRASKNGCTFLNVGPKADGTIPAGAQARLDEIGDWFAVNGAGVDGTQPWWTFGEGPTQVKSEERQFEQATQVAFTPEDKRFTRKDDTLYVFVLGWPEDGVTVETAVGQRSSQWAGRWGAALDVDPLPWPDDEYTVELLGSDDPVEWSVADARLHVELPATKPCDHAYGVRIEVG from the coding sequence GTGACAGAGTACGATAGCTCGTGGGACTCGTTGAGGACCCATCCGATACCACGCTGGTTCGACGATGCGGCGCTCGGAGTGTACTTCCACTGGGGACCGTACGCGGTCCCAGCGTTCGAAGACGAGTGGTACTCCCGGAACATGTACATCGAGGGCTCCGACGCGTTCCGTCACCATCGCGAGGAGTGGGGACCACAGGAGGAGTTCGGGTACAAGGACTTCGTCCCCCTGTTCACCGGGGAGAGCTTCGACGCCGACGAGTGGGTGAAACGATGCAAGGAGGCGGGTGCGTCGTTCGTCGGCGTCACTGCCGTACACGCCGATGGCTTCCTCCTGTGGGACAGCGAGATCAGCGAGTGGAATGCGGCGAACGTGGGCCCCGAGCAGGACGTGTTGGGCCAGCTGTCGAGGGCGGCGCGGAAACACGGCCTGAAGTTCGTCCCGACGTTCCACCACGGATACCACTGGTGGTGGTATCGGCACGCTAACGGCTGGGATACGGCCGACCCGGAGTACGCCGGACTGTACGGGGAGCCACACGAACCGGGGACCGAGCCACCGGAGTCGTTCTTCCGGGACTGGCAGGCGAAGATCCGGGAGGTGATCGACGGCTACCGTCCCGACCTCCTCTGGTTCGACGCGGGGATCGGCAGTGACTGGTTCGTCCGAAACGACGAGTACCGGCGGGAAATCCTCGCGTACTACTACAACCGGGCCGAAGAGTGGGACAGGGAGGTCGAGGTCGTTCACAAGCGACAACTGCCACACGGAACCGGTATCGTCGACTACGAGCGGGCACGAAAGGAGGGAGTGGCGGAGCGGCCGTGGCTCACGGACACGTCGATCGACCGGGAATCGTGGTGTCACGTATCGAACCCGGACTACAAGTCGGTGTCCACGCTGATCACCGGCATCGTCGACCGTGCCAGCAAGAACGGCTGTACCTTCCTGAACGTCGGACCGAAGGCGGACGGGACCATCCCGGCGGGCGCGCAGGCTCGACTGGACGAGATCGGGGACTGGTTCGCCGTCAACGGTGCCGGAGTGGACGGAACCCAGCCGTGGTGGACGTTCGGGGAGGGCCCGACACAGGTGAAATCCGAGGAGCGCCAATTCGAGCAGGCGACACAGGTCGCTTTCACACCGGAGGACAAGCGGTTCACTCGAAAGGACGATACCCTCTACGTGTTCGTCCTGGGGTGGCCGGAGGACGGCGTCACCGTCGAGACCGCCGTCGGCCAGCGGAGCAGTCAGTGGGCGGGGAGGTGGGGTGCTGCCCTCGACGTGGACCCGCTTCCGTGGCCCGACGACGAGTACACGGTCGAACTCCTCGGGTCCGACGATCCCGTCGAGTGGAGCGTAGCGGACGCCCGTCTCCACGTGGAACTCCCGGCAACGAAGCCCTGCGACCACGCGTACGGGGTGAGGATCGAAGTCGGCTGA
- a CDS encoding fumarylacetoacetate hydrolase family protein yields the protein MQFVRYTDGAAPTWGVKTESTIHALSGVPEGEPTLGDVSNRSYRSRVATLVENETLTRVDADEVSLLAPVPRPGKIVCCGLNYRDHAEEQDEAIPDQPMLFGKAPTAVTNPGDPIVHPEPDGEEEVDYEVELGVVIGERGKDLSESEAYEHVAGYTVLNDVSGRTAQNADGQFYRGKSYDTFAPMGPTLVAGTDFDPNGVDVELRVDGEVKQASNTDQFIFDVGELVSYISQSMTLRAGDVVSTGTPGGVGIFRDPVDVLEPGQTTAAEIEGIGTLTNPVVGE from the coding sequence ATGCAATTCGTCCGCTACACGGATGGTGCTGCTCCAACGTGGGGAGTGAAGACCGAGTCGACGATTCACGCGCTCTCCGGCGTTCCGGAGGGGGAGCCGACCCTCGGAGACGTCTCGAACCGGTCCTACCGTTCGAGAGTAGCCACGCTCGTCGAGAACGAGACGCTGACACGGGTCGATGCCGACGAGGTGTCGCTGCTCGCGCCGGTTCCTCGCCCGGGGAAGATCGTTTGCTGCGGGCTCAACTACCGGGACCACGCCGAGGAACAGGACGAGGCGATCCCCGACCAGCCGATGTTGTTCGGCAAGGCACCGACGGCGGTCACGAACCCCGGCGATCCGATCGTCCACCCGGAGCCCGACGGTGAGGAGGAGGTCGACTACGAGGTCGAACTCGGGGTCGTGATCGGCGAACGGGGAAAGGACCTCTCCGAATCGGAAGCCTACGAGCACGTTGCGGGCTACACGGTGCTCAACGACGTCAGCGGCCGGACGGCCCAGAACGCCGACGGGCAGTTCTACCGCGGGAAGAGCTACGACACGTTCGCGCCGATGGGGCCCACACTCGTCGCCGGTACCGACTTCGATCCGAACGGCGTCGACGTCGAGCTGCGCGTCGACGGCGAGGTCAAGCAGGCTTCGAACACCGATCAGTTCATCTTCGACGTCGGGGAGCTCGTCTCCTACATCAGCCAGTCGATGACGCTTCGCGCGGGCGACGTCGTCTCGACGGGAACGCCCGGCGGTGTCGGCATCTTCCGTGACCCGGTCGACGTCCTCGAACCCGGGCAGACGACGGCAGCGGAGATCGAGGGGATCGGCACTCTGACGAACCCGGTCGTCGGCGAGTAA
- a CDS encoding Gfo/Idh/MocA family protein, whose translation MTHKAGVVGTGGIAGMGILGMHDEEVIGKEKIDASHAGGYASTDGIDLVAVADIDEQNLETFGQAWDIPQERQYVGHDAMLAAEDLDVISVCTPSYLHHEHVLDAAQSAADPDVIWCEKPIASRVSAAEKMVEVCDETGTELVVNHSFRFTDKLQRLHDLIHKQDLLGEVKSVSTQYRMELMRNSTHVLDTLVYLLDARAEQVSGYINGENEAVDSLDAATEVTDSGGGGHLVMDEGTFITVDCTIPRDISSMMLNFIGTEGKLYLNNDDGEWRYWAFEDGEHVERPLPGIDGAWTWEDDYKRSFANAAHHVQDLLNGETENYSPGAEAARSLEIIVAFYLSDYTGSTIEVPLEPPLCEIPITSW comes from the coding sequence ATGACACACAAAGCAGGCGTCGTCGGAACGGGCGGTATCGCAGGGATGGGTATTCTCGGTATGCACGACGAGGAAGTCATCGGCAAGGAGAAGATCGACGCGAGCCACGCGGGCGGGTACGCCAGTACGGACGGGATAGACCTCGTTGCTGTCGCCGACATCGACGAACAGAACCTCGAGACGTTCGGTCAGGCGTGGGATATCCCCCAGGAGCGCCAGTACGTCGGGCACGACGCCATGCTCGCCGCCGAAGACCTCGACGTCATCTCGGTCTGCACGCCGTCGTATCTCCACCACGAGCACGTACTTGACGCCGCACAGTCTGCGGCCGATCCCGACGTGATCTGGTGTGAGAAGCCGATCGCTTCCCGGGTGAGCGCTGCCGAGAAGATGGTCGAGGTCTGCGACGAGACCGGGACCGAGCTGGTCGTCAACCACTCCTTCAGGTTCACCGATAAGCTTCAGCGACTTCACGACCTCATCCACAAGCAGGATTTGCTAGGCGAGGTCAAGTCCGTAAGTACACAGTACCGGATGGAGCTGATGCGCAACTCCACACACGTTCTGGACACGTTGGTGTATCTGCTCGACGCTCGTGCAGAGCAGGTCAGTGGGTACATCAACGGCGAGAACGAGGCCGTCGATTCGCTCGACGCGGCAACCGAAGTCACGGATTCGGGTGGCGGTGGACATCTCGTCATGGACGAGGGCACCTTCATCACCGTCGACTGTACGATCCCGCGTGACATCTCGTCGATGATGCTGAACTTCATCGGTACCGAAGGCAAACTCTATCTGAACAACGACGACGGTGAGTGGCGGTACTGGGCGTTCGAGGACGGCGAGCACGTGGAGCGACCGCTTCCGGGTATCGACGGCGCGTGGACGTGGGAGGACGACTACAAGCGATCGTTCGCCAACGCCGCCCATCACGTTCAAGACCTGCTGAACGGCGAAACCGAGAACTACTCGCCGGGCGCCGAGGCCGCCAGGTCCCTCGAGATCATCGTTGCCTTCTATCTCTCGGACTACACCGGGTCGACGATCGAGGTACCCCTGGAACCCCCTCTCTGCGAGATCCCGATCACGTCGTGGTGA
- a CDS encoding ABC transporter substrate-binding protein has translation MRNSDASSDQTGRALSRRKWLALSAASVAGLAGCSGGNPSSGNATSSNGTSGSATSQSEASAQTNSSTSNATAATTGELGEPVEPVADLALDWGWQPQESNFNIFSVVGNIPWTERVLYLNEKQKYDYRSREWKPIATEKVPEVNDCETVISLDSDYSWWDDTPLRADDAIASWKLGYWYNQGNPETAPVDYEKVDEKTYRILRDGPQSRNVALDNTAGPITARKEVAEPWLQKFRDASGDQAIEDVRTELNNQKWSFDFLKENDMGYGLWYPETVETTEVVHTKHEGHPAAERTNIEKFRQPVVPDSQKRGQLVQRDRLDLGVLSDPYAKGPDYLKPVAQFQKPQPISLGFNIGSEQNSLALRRAIAYLVDLPGLQRIVQNGYDLKRQTCNGHNTLHTPQSAKEQLPQSFRDKLIDYGKRAQPEKAAEEMRKAGYTKKNGVWRTPDGKKLDGYKVITPNWTWWTLVTETVAGWINDFGIGTDFVTPGSFFNTLRNGDFDVSILSKGWGNFPGPSQTYFLWHHRGIGDYMGSTKTNPEEEEDDTCEYTPPVPGEDFTFTDDRSVNFEHPVDPRSEAGKQWFAYPNEVGSKEISGSGQMLKPYEYASVLESVQDEERRQNAINQFAHWSNYKVHTVDMIVQKGGVWMDTKNFNLVENHDLYTHPGTNLMATGQIVGESK, from the coding sequence ATGAGGAATAGTGACGCATCCTCAGACCAGACTGGGAGAGCGCTGAGCCGTCGCAAGTGGCTCGCATTGTCGGCGGCGTCGGTCGCCGGGTTGGCTGGCTGTAGCGGGGGTAACCCTTCGTCCGGCAACGCCACGTCCAGCAATGGTACGTCCGGCAGCGCCACGTCCCAGTCCGAGGCAAGCGCACAGACGAACAGCAGTACGAGCAACGCAACGGCGGCGACGACCGGAGAGCTCGGCGAACCGGTCGAACCCGTCGCCGACCTCGCCCTCGACTGGGGATGGCAGCCCCAGGAGTCGAACTTCAACATCTTCAGCGTGGTCGGCAACATCCCCTGGACGGAACGGGTTCTGTACCTCAACGAGAAGCAGAAGTACGACTACAGGAGTCGCGAGTGGAAGCCCATCGCGACCGAAAAGGTCCCGGAAGTGAACGACTGTGAGACGGTCATCTCGCTCGATTCCGACTACTCGTGGTGGGACGACACCCCGCTCCGGGCGGACGACGCGATCGCGAGCTGGAAGCTGGGGTACTGGTACAACCAGGGGAACCCGGAGACCGCCCCGGTCGACTACGAGAAAGTCGACGAGAAGACGTACAGGATCCTTCGGGATGGGCCCCAGTCGCGGAACGTCGCTCTGGACAACACTGCGGGACCGATCACCGCTCGAAAAGAGGTCGCCGAGCCGTGGCTCCAGAAGTTCCGGGACGCGAGCGGCGATCAGGCCATCGAGGACGTCCGGACGGAGCTCAACAACCAGAAGTGGAGCTTCGACTTCCTCAAGGAGAACGACATGGGGTACGGTCTCTGGTACCCCGAGACGGTCGAAACGACCGAGGTCGTCCACACGAAACACGAGGGACACCCGGCAGCGGAGCGAACGAACATCGAGAAGTTCCGTCAGCCGGTCGTGCCCGACAGCCAGAAGCGCGGGCAGCTCGTCCAGCGGGACAGGCTCGATCTCGGTGTCCTCTCCGATCCGTACGCGAAGGGACCGGACTACCTCAAGCCCGTGGCACAGTTCCAGAAACCACAGCCGATCAGTCTCGGGTTCAACATCGGGAGCGAGCAGAACTCCCTCGCCCTCCGTCGGGCCATCGCGTACCTGGTGGACCTGCCCGGACTCCAGCGGATCGTCCAGAACGGGTACGACCTGAAGCGGCAGACCTGCAACGGGCACAACACCCTCCACACTCCGCAGTCGGCGAAGGAGCAGCTGCCGCAGTCCTTTCGGGACAAGCTCATCGACTACGGCAAGCGAGCTCAGCCGGAGAAGGCCGCAGAGGAGATGCGGAAGGCAGGGTACACGAAGAAGAACGGCGTCTGGCGGACACCCGACGGGAAGAAACTCGACGGCTACAAGGTCATCACGCCGAACTGGACGTGGTGGACGCTGGTCACCGAGACGGTCGCGGGCTGGATCAACGACTTCGGTATCGGGACGGACTTCGTCACCCCCGGAAGCTTCTTCAACACGCTTCGGAACGGGGACTTCGACGTCTCCATCCTCTCGAAGGGCTGGGGGAACTTCCCGGGTCCATCCCAGACGTACTTCCTCTGGCACCACCGCGGGATCGGCGATTACATGGGTTCGACGAAGACCAATCCCGAAGAGGAAGAGGACGACACGTGCGAGTACACCCCGCCGGTACCCGGCGAGGACTTCACGTTCACCGACGACCGTTCGGTGAACTTCGAGCATCCCGTCGACCCGAGATCGGAGGCCGGGAAGCAGTGGTTCGCCTATCCGAACGAAGTCGGTTCCAAGGAGATCTCCGGCAGCGGGCAGATGCTGAAGCCGTACGAGTACGCGTCGGTGCTCGAGAGCGTGCAGGACGAAGAGCGCCGACAGAACGCCATCAACCAGTTCGCACACTGGTCCAACTACAAGGTACATACGGTCGATATGATCGTCCAGAAGGGTGGCGTCTGGATGGATACGAAAAACTTCAACCTCGTCGAGAACCACGATCTCTACACCCACCCGGGGACCAACCTCATGGCAACCGGTCAGATCGTCGGCGAGAGCAAGTAA
- a CDS encoding DUF362 domain-containing protein: MKRENDTAVVDRLSVPEGTIVEACGETPLPELGVVEQVWDTDPIPPARAATMAARAVEDLPLTDVPDGGEVALGVGSRGIANIDEIVAGVVSALVDAGYEPFVFPAMGSHGGATGTGQREMLNELGVTESAVGCEIRSSMDVVEVGRTPDRDVPVVADANAAAADAIVPINRVKPHTDFDGSVESGLSKMLVIGMGKQRGAQIAHKWAVDWSFRRMIPEITDRLLDSLPIVGGVAIVEDQHDDTTLVEGVPPSGFLDREQELLELAYDCMPTLPFEELDVVVLDRQGKEISGQGMDTNVIGRRPFSINEPAPDEPEIKRIFTRNLTETTHGNAMGVGSADVIHENIVAEIDASTTLINALTASTIRGVKLPPVVETDRAGLVAALSTIGVVDPDTVRVLRAADTMHLHRLYASTALVEEARDRDDLRVVAEPTPIAFDDGQFAAPSLHQ; the protein is encoded by the coding sequence ATGAAACGCGAAAACGATACCGCGGTGGTCGATCGTCTCTCGGTACCGGAAGGCACGATCGTCGAGGCGTGTGGTGAGACGCCTCTCCCGGAACTCGGCGTCGTCGAGCAGGTCTGGGACACCGATCCGATCCCCCCGGCACGGGCCGCTACGATGGCAGCACGGGCCGTCGAGGATCTCCCGCTGACGGACGTTCCCGACGGGGGCGAGGTCGCACTCGGCGTCGGCAGTCGCGGCATCGCGAACATCGACGAGATCGTCGCCGGCGTCGTGAGCGCGCTCGTCGACGCCGGGTACGAGCCGTTCGTCTTCCCGGCGATGGGGAGTCACGGTGGTGCCACGGGGACGGGTCAGCGCGAGATGCTGAACGAACTCGGGGTCACGGAGTCGGCCGTCGGCTGCGAGATCCGATCCAGCATGGACGTCGTCGAAGTGGGCCGGACACCCGACCGCGACGTTCCCGTGGTCGCCGACGCCAACGCCGCCGCAGCCGACGCCATCGTACCGATAAACCGCGTCAAGCCACACACGGACTTCGACGGCTCCGTCGAGAGCGGCCTCTCGAAGATGCTCGTCATCGGGATGGGGAAACAGCGCGGGGCGCAGATCGCTCACAAGTGGGCCGTCGACTGGTCGTTTCGACGGATGATACCCGAGATCACCGATCGGTTGCTCGACTCGCTACCCATCGTCGGCGGTGTCGCCATCGTCGAGGACCAGCACGACGACACGACGCTCGTCGAGGGAGTTCCGCCGAGCGGGTTCCTCGATCGAGAACAGGAGCTGCTGGAACTGGCGTACGACTGTATGCCCACACTCCCGTTCGAGGAGCTCGACGTGGTGGTTCTCGACCGACAGGGCAAGGAGATCAGCGGACAGGGGATGGACACGAACGTCATCGGCCGACGGCCCTTCTCGATCAACGAACCAGCGCCAGACGAGCCGGAGATCAAGCGCATATTCACCCGGAACCTGACGGAGACGACCCACGGCAACGCGATGGGGGTCGGTTCGGCCGACGTGATCCACGAGAACATCGTCGCGGAGATAGACGCATCGACGACGCTGATCAACGCACTCACCGCGAGCACGATTCGGGGGGTCAAACTCCCGCCGGTCGTCGAGACCGACCGTGCAGGCCTCGTTGCGGCACTCTCGACCATCGGCGTCGTCGACCCCGACACCGTTCGCGTTCTCCGGGCGGCCGACACCATGCACCTCCACCGCCTCTACGCGTCGACGGCGCTGGTCGAGGAAGCGCGCGACCGAGACGATCTGCGCGTGGTGGCGGAGCCGACGCCGATCGCGTTCGACGACGGCCAGTTCGCGGCACCATCGCTGCACCAGTGA
- a CDS encoding ABC transporter permease: protein MVNYYLRRVGQFLLVWFLALTISFAMYRLMPGGPVEAVKANLQERIATSGGGMSASQAQQLNRLAESYTGINPDQPIWRAYIEYIVGIVTQADFGTSIWHNEPVFDMLLPAIPWSMFISIYGLALGTTTSLLLGAAMAYKEGSRMDTGLTIFSIVNRSIPYYVVAIFAIIVFAVNLEWFPTGGRMNPNTTPGFNLPFMFGVLHHAALPILSSFVAGFGGALAYRGNCVRVLGEEYLRAARLRGVGQGRLAIRYVGRNALLPIYTGLLMGVAGIFGSGIIIETIFTYPAVGYITFNALENNDYPLLMASFLIFTTITLLGLLIADFTYGMIDPRVETGDNRESFN from the coding sequence ATGGTGAATTACTATTTGCGCCGGGTCGGTCAGTTCCTGCTGGTGTGGTTTCTGGCGCTGACCATCTCGTTCGCAATGTATCGGCTGATGCCTGGTGGGCCGGTGGAGGCGGTCAAGGCGAACCTCCAAGAGCGGATCGCGACGTCGGGAGGAGGGATGTCCGCCTCGCAGGCACAACAGCTCAACAGGCTGGCGGAGTCGTACACGGGGATCAACCCCGATCAGCCGATATGGAGGGCGTACATCGAGTACATCGTCGGAATCGTCACCCAGGCCGACTTCGGGACGTCGATCTGGCACAACGAGCCGGTTTTCGACATGTTGCTGCCGGCCATCCCCTGGTCGATGTTCATCAGTATCTACGGCTTGGCCCTCGGAACGACGACCAGCCTCCTCCTCGGGGCGGCGATGGCGTACAAGGAGGGAAGCCGCATGGACACCGGGCTGACCATCTTCTCCATCGTCAATCGCTCGATTCCGTACTACGTCGTCGCCATCTTCGCGATCATCGTCTTCGCCGTCAACCTGGAGTGGTTCCCGACGGGTGGACGGATGAATCCGAACACGACACCCGGTTTCAACCTCCCGTTCATGTTCGGCGTTCTGCACCACGCCGCGCTACCGATACTCTCGTCGTTCGTCGCCGGGTTCGGCGGAGCGCTTGCCTACCGAGGCAACTGCGTTCGGGTGCTCGGCGAGGAGTACCTCCGGGCCGCCCGTCTCCGTGGGGTCGGCCAAGGACGACTGGCGATCCGTTACGTCGGGCGGAACGCCCTGTTGCCGATATACACCGGACTGCTGATGGGCGTCGCGGGGATCTTCGGGAGCGGCATCATCATCGAGACGATATTCACCTATCCAGCGGTCGGTTACATCACGTTCAACGCGCTCGAAAACAACGACTACCCGCTGCTGATGGCCTCGTTCCTCATTTTCACGACGATCACGCTGCTCGGACTCCTGATCGCCGACTTCACGTACGGAATGATCGACCCGCGGGTGGAGACCGGCGACAACCGCGAATCGTTCAACTGA
- a CDS encoding ABC transporter permease: MSSTDETSTPGATTDVENSIFETTAEVERSFLDQVRQGIDQNVVAPMAIIWGDIRGKIGLSIVFMFIFMGTVGLTIVPEPQSLRNPIFATPFHDGWLTFGTLSLLSFDVPIVPEFHYPLGTDIQGQSILAQLVHATPAMLELILAGAVLSTFLGTSIGGLAGYLGGRVDRALMTVSDTVLGIPGIALVIVLASVFPIRDPMVVGLILGIDNWPGLARTIRSQVLSLREESYVEAARVIGVGRISIVRKHILSQMMPYISVNFAGSARGIIAESVALYFLGILPFSTLNWGVMMNLAYEQTSLTNLGRLHWLVLPMILLMLVSLGLILLSQAMDRVFNVRLRAKHASSVGGDEEVSVNETA, from the coding sequence ATGAGTTCAACCGACGAGACATCGACGCCCGGTGCCACGACCGACGTAGAGAACTCCATCTTCGAGACGACCGCGGAGGTCGAACGTTCGTTCCTGGACCAGGTTCGGCAAGGTATCGATCAGAACGTGGTCGCTCCGATGGCCATCATCTGGGGCGACATCCGCGGAAAGATCGGCTTGTCGATCGTCTTCATGTTCATCTTCATGGGGACGGTCGGACTCACCATCGTCCCGGAGCCGCAGTCGCTTCGGAACCCGATCTTTGCGACACCGTTCCACGACGGATGGCTCACCTTCGGCACGCTCAGTCTGCTCTCGTTCGACGTCCCGATCGTCCCCGAGTTCCACTACCCCCTCGGGACGGACATCCAGGGGCAGTCGATCCTGGCACAGCTCGTGCACGCTACGCCGGCAATGTTGGAACTCATCCTCGCCGGTGCGGTCCTGTCGACGTTCCTGGGGACCAGCATCGGCGGGCTCGCCGGGTATCTCGGCGGCAGGGTGGACAGAGCACTGATGACGGTGTCCGACACCGTGTTGGGCATCCCAGGGATCGCGCTGGTGATCGTGCTCGCGTCCGTGTTCCCCATTCGTGACCCCATGGTCGTCGGGCTGATTCTTGGGATCGACAACTGGCCCGGGCTGGCACGGACGATCCGCTCGCAGGTCCTCAGTCTCCGGGAGGAGTCGTACGTCGAGGCCGCTCGCGTCATCGGCGTCGGCCGGATCTCGATCGTGCGAAAACACATCCTGTCCCAGATGATGCCGTACATCAGCGTCAACTTCGCCGGCTCCGCGCGGGGGATCATCGCCGAATCCGTCGCCCTCTACTTCCTCGGCATCCTGCCGTTCTCGACGCTCAACTGGGGCGTCATGATGAACCTCGCGTACGAGCAGACCAGCCTCACCAACCTCGGACGACTCCACTGGCTGGTCCTGCCGATGATTCTCCTCATGCTGGTCTCGCTCGGACTGATCCTCCTCTCGCAGGCCATGGACCGCGTCTTCAACGTTCGCCTGCGAGCCAAGCACGCCAGCTCCGTCGGCGGGGACGAAGAGGTCAGCGTGAACGAGACGGCGTAG
- a CDS encoding IclR family transcriptional regulator, which translates to MAKHQTQPTVKTAQTTLEILEALKQRNGATVTELTDAFDLSNSSIHNYLTTLERDGYVVKKDDTYHVGLRLLSLGGAARHGEQIYDIAKDEVREIADETGELANLLVEEHGKGIYVYRAHGENAVMTDSYIGQRVYLHNTALGNAILAYLPEDRVNEILDQHGMPATTEHTITDRDDLFAELERIREEGVAFDEEARVKGLRCVAVPIVSNNNTVEGAISVSGPASRFEGEWFREELPEKLKRVANVVELNTTYT; encoded by the coding sequence ATGGCCAAGCACCAGACCCAGCCCACGGTGAAAACGGCTCAGACGACGCTCGAAATACTCGAAGCGCTCAAGCAGCGGAACGGGGCCACGGTGACCGAGCTGACCGACGCGTTCGACCTATCGAACAGCAGCATTCACAACTACCTCACCACGCTCGAACGGGACGGGTACGTCGTCAAAAAGGACGATACGTATCACGTCGGATTGCGCCTTCTCAGTCTGGGCGGCGCCGCACGCCACGGGGAACAGATATACGACATCGCAAAGGACGAAGTGAGAGAGATCGCAGACGAGACGGGAGAGCTGGCGAACCTTCTGGTCGAGGAGCACGGGAAGGGGATATACGTCTACCGCGCGCATGGGGAGAACGCCGTCATGACCGACTCGTACATCGGTCAGCGCGTCTACTTGCACAACACCGCACTGGGGAACGCCATCCTCGCGTACTTGCCGGAGGACCGAGTGAACGAAATACTCGATCAGCACGGGATGCCAGCGACGACGGAACACACCATCACCGACAGGGACGATCTCTTCGCCGAACTCGAGCGCATCCGCGAGGAGGGCGTCGCGTTCGACGAGGAAGCACGCGTCAAAGGACTCCGATGTGTCGCCGTCCCTATCGTGAGCAACAACAACACCGTGGAGGGAGCCATCAGCGTCTCGGGCCCTGCGAGTCGGTTCGAGGGGGAGTGGTTCCGCGAAGAGCTCCCCGAGAAGCTCAAACGTGTCGCCAACGTTGTCGAACTGAACACCACCTATACCTGA